One segment of Agromyces albus DNA contains the following:
- a CDS encoding GH1 family beta-glucosidase, with translation MTTAQYPAAARPDGSLVERAADAASVARPFPADFLFGAATAAYQIEGAAFEDGRTASIWDAFSRVPGAVVNADNGDAACDHYHRMPQDVALMQRLGLQTYRFSTSWSRVRPDGGPVNPKGIDFYSRLVDELLDAGIKPWLTLYHWDLPQALEEQGGWANRDTAFLFRDYALDVHEALGDRVDVWTTLNEPWCSSFLSYTGGAHAPGRQDVAAGLAAGHHLLLAHGLAVQALRERDPGLELGITLNLTVAKPVDPTSPGDLDAARRIDGQFNRFFLDPIFLGAYADDLVADVGHLGLDAVVQPGDLQVISTPIDTLGVNYYHGELVSDRPAEHPLLAAAPTDRPTRSPYPAADGVFNHPQGLPLTAMEWEVQPDGLRELLARVQQDYAASAGVRLYVTENGAAYEDVVASDGRVHDTERTEFLEAHLGAILDAIDEGVPVHGYFYWSVMDNFEWAWGYDKRFGLVRVDYDTQERTVKDSGLAYASIIRERSLPRTLAARTTDRTAAEID, from the coding sequence ATGACCACCGCCCAGTACCCCGCCGCCGCCCGACCCGACGGCTCGCTCGTCGAGCGGGCAGCGGATGCGGCATCCGTCGCCCGGCCCTTCCCCGCCGACTTCCTCTTCGGCGCGGCGACCGCGGCCTACCAGATCGAGGGCGCGGCGTTCGAAGACGGCCGCACAGCTTCGATCTGGGACGCCTTCAGCCGGGTGCCGGGCGCCGTCGTGAACGCCGACAACGGCGATGCGGCGTGCGACCACTACCACCGGATGCCGCAGGACGTCGCCCTGATGCAGCGCCTCGGCCTGCAGACCTACCGGTTCTCGACGTCATGGTCGCGCGTGCGCCCCGACGGCGGGCCGGTGAACCCGAAGGGCATCGACTTCTACTCGCGGCTCGTCGACGAGCTGCTCGACGCGGGCATCAAGCCGTGGCTGACCCTCTACCACTGGGACCTGCCGCAGGCGCTCGAGGAGCAGGGCGGGTGGGCGAACCGCGACACCGCGTTCCTGTTCCGCGACTACGCGCTCGACGTGCACGAGGCGCTCGGCGACCGGGTCGACGTGTGGACGACGCTCAACGAGCCGTGGTGCTCGTCATTCCTCAGCTACACGGGCGGGGCGCATGCGCCTGGGCGTCAGGATGTCGCGGCCGGGCTCGCCGCCGGGCACCACCTGCTGCTCGCCCACGGCCTCGCCGTGCAGGCGCTGCGCGAGCGCGATCCCGGGCTCGAGCTCGGCATCACGCTCAACCTGACCGTCGCGAAGCCCGTCGACCCGACGAGCCCGGGCGACCTCGACGCAGCCCGCCGCATCGACGGGCAGTTCAACCGGTTCTTCCTCGATCCGATCTTCCTCGGCGCCTACGCCGACGACCTGGTCGCGGATGTCGGTCACCTCGGCCTCGACGCGGTCGTGCAGCCCGGCGACCTCCAGGTGATCTCGACGCCCATCGACACGCTCGGGGTGAACTACTACCACGGCGAGCTCGTGAGCGACCGGCCCGCCGAGCACCCGCTCCTCGCCGCGGCGCCGACCGACCGGCCGACACGGTCGCCGTACCCGGCGGCCGACGGGGTCTTCAACCATCCCCAGGGCCTGCCCCTCACGGCGATGGAGTGGGAGGTGCAGCCCGACGGCTTGCGCGAACTCCTCGCGCGCGTGCAGCAGGACTACGCGGCATCCGCCGGCGTCCGTCTCTACGTGACCGAGAACGGTGCCGCCTACGAGGACGTCGTCGCGAGCGACGGCCGCGTGCACGACACGGAGCGCACGGAGTTCCTCGAGGCGCATCTCGGCGCGATCCTCGATGCCATCGACGAGGGCGTGCCGGTGCACGGCTACTTCTACTGGTCGGTCATGGACAACTTCGAGTGGGCGTGGGGCTACGACAAGCGCTTCGGTCTCGTGCGCGTCGACTACGACACGCAGGAGCGCACGGTGAAGGACAGCGGCCTGGCCTACGCGTCGATCATCCGCGAGCGCTCGCTGCCGCGAACTCTCGCCGCACGAACCACCGATCGCACCGCTGCGGAAATAGACTGA